A genomic window from Peromyscus maniculatus bairdii isolate BWxNUB_F1_BW_parent chromosome 1, HU_Pman_BW_mat_3.1, whole genome shotgun sequence includes:
- the LOC102904024 gene encoding paired immunoglobulin-like receptor B — protein sequence MTFTVTALLCLGLTLSLRTPVLAGALPKPVLTVQPDSVVYKQTTVTFLCEGTTGARTYRLYKGQQWQTEHPQNPKNKAEFSISKIAHHQAGRYQCQYQTRDGWSEYSDARELVVTGAHSKPSLSAQPSPVVTEGGNVTLQCVSGQAYHRFVLMKEGPQKLSWTLASQYNDSTREFQALFSVGPVTSRQRWTFRCYSFNRNRPQVWSEPSDPLELLVSGTLHKPTIKAEPSSMVSSGSAVTIWCQGTLDAEICVLHKEGSQKPWGTRSPEKPENKAKFSIPSVTQQHGGQYRCYCYSSAGWSEPSDTLEIVVTGIYYYNNPSLTALPSPVVTLGENMTLQCVSWQGYEKFILTKDDQKFLSSLNSQFIHSIRQYQALFSIDHVTPDHRGTFRCYGYYNQTPHWWSVPSELLEIYISGLSKKPSLLTHQGQILDPGKSLTLQCCSDINYDRFVLYKLGEADFTQNGGHLTQSGLSLANFTLGPVNSSTAGQYRCYGAHNLSSVWSASSDPLNILITGQHPFSPSLSVKPNSTVHSGDNVTLLCQSTDPVDTFILSKEGAAQQPQRLKSKFQDWDFQAEFSMSAVTSDLSGTYRCYGSQDSSSYLLSHGSAPVKLMVSGPTGASRPPPSRPMPRARLEGYLKALVGVSVAFLLFLFILIFLLLRRRHQGKFRKDAQKDMELQLPAGAAQPVTRDRGSQKRSNPAAATQEEGLYASVKDTQPEDGAKLNSLRPAEEDPQGETNAQVKGSRLRRSGAVLPSVMSGEVLDTKDGQAEDDRVIDSQAAESEEPQDVTYVQLCIRSLREGTAASPPSQAGEAPEESTVYAALAVTQQGSVPSNKEQ from the exons ATGACCTTCACCGTCACAGCCCTGCTCTGTCTGG GACTGACTCTGAGCCTCAGGACCCCAGTGCTGGCAG GGGCCCTCCCTAAGCCTGTCCTCACAGTACAGCCAGACTCTGTGGTCTACAAGCAGACTACAGTGACCTTCTTGTGTGAGGGGACCACAGGAGCCAGAACATACAGACTCTATAAAGGACAACAATGGCAAACAGAGCATCCACAGAATCCTAAGAACAAGGCTGAATTCTCAATCTCAAAAATAGCCCATCACCAAGCAGGACGATATCAATGTCAATATCAGACTCGTGATGGATGGTCAGAGTACAGTGACGCCCGGGAgttggtggtgacag gaGCACACAGTAAACCCAGCCtgtcagcccagcccagccctgtggtgactGAAGGAGGGAATGTCACCCTCCAGTGTGTTTCAGGGCAGGCATATCACAGGTTTGTTCTGATGAAGGAAGGACCACAGAAGCTCTCCTGGACACTGGCCTCACAGTATAACGACTCtactagagagttccaggctctGTTCTCTGTGGGCCCTGTGACCTCCAGACAAAGGTGGACATTCAGATGCTACAGCTTCAACAGGAACAGACCACAGGTGTGGTCAGAACCTAGTGACCCTCTGGAGCTCCTGGTCTCAG GGACCCTCCACAAACCCACCATCAAGGCTGAGCCAAGCTCTATGGTCTCTTCTGGGAGTGCAGTGACCATCTGGTGTCAGGGGACCCTGGATGCAGAAATATGTGTTCTACATAAAGAGGGAAGCCAAAAACCCTGGGGCACACGGTCCCCAGAGAAGCCTGAGAACAAGGCCaagttctccatcccttctgtgacACAGCAACATGGGGGACAATATCGCTGTTACTGTTACAGCTCAGCTGGCTGGTCAGAGCCCAGTGACACCCTGGAGATTGTGGTGACAG gaatctactACTACAATAACCCCAGCCTGacagccctgcccagccctgtggtgactTTAGGAGAGAACATGACGCTCCAGTGTGTCTCATGGCAGGGATATGAGAAGTTCATTCTCACCAAGGATGACCAGAAGTTCCTCAGCTCTCTGAACTCCCAGTTTATACACAGTATTAGGCAGTACCAAGCCTTGTTTTCTATAGATCATGTAACACCAGACCACAGAGGGACATTCAGATGTTATGGTTACTACAACCAAACTCCACACTGGTGGTCAGTGCCCAGTGAGCTCCTGGAAATATACATCTCAG GCCTCTCCAAGAAGCCGTCCTTGCTGACTCACCAAGGCCAgatcctggaccctgggaagagCCTCACCCTGCAGTGTTGCTCTGACATCAACTATGACAGATTTGTCCTGTACAAGTTAGGGGAAGCTGACTTCACCCAGAATGGTGGCCATCTGACCCAGAGTGGCCTCTCCTTGGCCAACTTCACACTGGGCCCTGTGAACAGCTCTACTGCAGGCCAATACAGATGCTATGGTGCACACAACCTCTCCTCTGTGTGGTCAGCCTCCAGTGACCCCCTGAACATCCTGATCACCG GACAGCATCCCTTCAGTCCTTCCCTCTCAGTGAAGCCTAACTCCACAGTACACTCTGGAGACAACGTGACCCTGCTGTGTCAGTCAACAGACCCGGTTGACACTTTCATTCTGTCCAAGGAGGGAGCAGCCCAACAACCCCAGAGACTAAAATCAAAGTTCCAAGATTGGGACTTCCAGGCCGAATTCTCCATGAgtgctgtgacctctgacctctcaggCACCTACAGATGCTATGGATCTCAGGACTCATCTTCCTACCTCTTGTCACATGGCAGTGCCCCCGTGAAGCTCATGGTCTCAG GACCTACTGGAGCCTCAAGACCACCCCCATCAAGACCCATGCCAAGGGCCA GACTGGAAGGGTACCTGAAGGCTCTGGTTGGAGTCTCTGTggccttcctcctgttcctcttcatcctcatcttcctccttctccgACGAAGGCATCAGGGAAAATTCAGGAAAGATG CACAGAAAGATATGGAATTGCAACTTCCTGCAGGAGCTGCACAGCCTGTAACCAGAGACAGAGGCTCCCAGAAGAG ATCCAATCCAGCTGCTGCCACCCAGGAAGAAGGCCTTT ACGCTTCGGTGAAGGACACACAGCCTGAGGATGGTGCCAAGCTGAACAGTTTG agaccagctgaggaagACCCCCAGGGAGAGACAAATGCCCAGGTGAAAGGCTCCAGGCTCAGGAGGTCAGGGGCTGTCCTTCCTTCTGTCATGTCAGGAGAAGTCCTGGACACCAAAGATGGACAAGCAGAAGATGACAGAGTGATCGACAGTCAG GCTGCTGAATCTGAGGAGCCCCAGGATGTGACCTATGTCCAACTGTGTATCAGGTCACTCAGAGAGGGGACAGCTGCATCTCCTCCCTCCCAGGCAGGGGAGGCCCCAGAGGAGTCCACTGTATATGCTGCTCTGGCAGTCACTCAAcagggctctgttcccagtaacaAGGAGCAATGA